A single window of Lutzomyia longipalpis isolate SR_M1_2022 chromosome 1, ASM2433408v1 DNA harbors:
- the LOC129786253 gene encoding exocyst complex component 6 has translation MANVSIQDIESVDDYWGPTFRSILEGTDQASLCEQIDARIRNHDKDIERICNIYYQGFIESIRELLQVRTQTKNLNNEVLSLNESLAEVSSGLLTRGKELVRARQVEGNIANAIQSLTNCLPVLECFSKLQRQVNEKRYYPALKTLELLESEHLPKVANYRFTAQMRSAVPKLKQKIKQSSEEDFREFLENIRKFSPKIGEVAMNHTRQMQRRTLKSIIEEYQSMEKNGGAADEEDLSAQDLIDFSPVYRCLHIYTVLNDKEYFENDWRKQRRDQAKLVLQAPQTMHDNLDAYKTYIHSIVGFFIVEDHVMNTGGEIVTRSYLDDLWSSSLTRAVNVLSMSSSSCTDPNILLRIKNLIMLSITTLKTYGYTCTQLWDLLLEMRDHYNEVLLQRWVNEFREILARGDFLPLEVEDQEEYDAILERFPFHSEQLESQEFPKKFPFSQMVPEVYHQAKEFMYACMKFSEELSLSPNEVAAMVRKAANLLLTRSFSGCLSAVFHSPSLALMQVIQIIIDTQYLEKAGPFLDNFVCKMTGTKQNISQAPSAMFHVARAEAEMQVSEKLCSKLDEFFEELEGYDWLLAEPIGHGSPFITDMIAFLQSTFQSFSSLLPNVAQGACKKACEHIANAIRNLLLSEDVKQISTGALQQISLDLMQCEVFAVSDPVPGLKEGELIKYFAELRQLLDLLLSEEWSAYLHDYGKDEKRYSLVQPTTIIIILEKIREADKKTMFSVLKKSERDKKKLLETVLKQLKQLAEKQN, from the exons ATGGCCAATGTATCAATTCAGGATATTGAGTCAGTGGACGATTACTGGGGCCCAACATTCCGTTCCATTCTCGAGGGCACGGATCAGGCATCCCTTTGCGAGCAAATCGACGCGAGGATTCGCAACCACGACAAGGATATTGAGAGAATCTGCAATATCTACTACCAGGGCTTCATTGAGTCCATCCGCGAGTTACTGCAGGTGCGGACGCAGACGAAGAATCTCAACAATGAAGTTCTCAGTCTCAATGAATCCCTAGCTGAGGTTTCTTCGGGACTCCTGACGCGTGGCAAGGAGCTCGTCCGGGCACGTCAAGTCGAAGGGAACATTGCCAATGCAATTCAGAGTTTGACAAATTGCCTCCCAGTGTTGGAGTGCTTCTCAAAGTTGCAGCGTCAGGTGAATGAGAAGCGCTACTACCCAGCACTGAAGACACTTGAACTGCTGGAGAGTGAGCACCTGCCCAAGGTGGCGAATTATCGTTTCACAGCACAAATGAGGAGTGCCGTGCCGAAGCTAAAGCAGAAGATTAAGCAGTCTTCTGAGGAGGATTTCCGGGAATTTCTCGAGAATATCCGGAAGTTCTCACCGAAAATTGGGGAGGTTGCTATGAATCATACGCGTCAGATGCAGCGTCGTACGTTGAAGTCCATCATTGAGGAGTATCAGAGTATGGAGAAGAATGGAGGGGCAGCCGATGAGGAAGATCTCAGTGCTCAG GACTTGATAGACTTCTCGCCGGTGTACCGCTGTCTCCACATCTACACTGTGTTGAATGATAAGGAGTACTTTGAGAATGATTGGCGGAAGCAGCGTCGGGATCAGGCTAAACTTGTCCTGCAGGCTCCACAGACAATGCACGATAATCTCGATGCATACAAGACGTACATCCATTCCATTGTGGGCTTCTTCATTGTTGAGGATCACGTAATGAATACTGGTGGGGAAATTGTCACGAGGTCCTATTTGGATGATCTGTGGTCCTCCTCCTTGACACGAGCTGTGAATGTGCTGAGTATGAGCTCTTCCTCGTGCACAGATCCAAATATTTTGCTACGCATTAAGAACCTCATAATGCTCAGTATAACAACCCTCAAGACCTACGGGTATACGTGCACACAACTGTGGGATTTGCTGCTTGAAATGCGTGATCACTACAATGAAGTTCTCCTGCAGCGATGGGTCAATGAATTCCGTGAAATTCTCGCACGTGGAGACTTCCTCCCACTCGAGGTGGAAGATCAGGAGGAGTACGATGCAATTCTCGAGAGATTTCCCTTCCATTCGGAACAACTTGAAAGTCAGGAGTTCCCCAAGAAGTTTCCCTTTTCCCAAATGGTGCCTGAGGTTTATCATCAAGCCAAGGAGTTCATGTATGCTTGCATGAAGTTCTCAGAGGAGCTTTCATTGTCACCCAATGAGGTGGCTGCAATGGTGAGAAAGGCAGCAAATCTCCTGCTAACACGAAGTTTCAGTGGTTGCCTTTCGGCAGTTTTTCACAGCCCCAGTTTGGCTCTTATGCAG GTTATTCAAATTATAATTGACACGCAATATTTGGAGAAAGCTGGTCCATTCCTTGATAATTTCGTGTGCAAGATGACGGGAACAAAGCAAAATATAAGTCAGGCTCCATCAGCAATGTTCCACGTTGCTCGTGCTGAGGCTGAAATGCAGGTTTCCGAGAAACTCTGCTCGAAGCTCGATGAGTTCTTTGAGGAGCTCGAAGGGTACGATTGGCTGCTGGCTGAACCAATTGGGCACGGATCACCCTTCATCACGGACATGATTGCCTTCCTGCAGAGCACCTTTCAGAGTTTCAGCTCACTCCTACCCAATGTGGCACAGGGTGCGTGCAAGAAAGCCTGCGAGCACATTGCAAATGCAATTCGCAATTTACTCCTCAGTGAGGATGTTAAGCAAATTTCCACGGGAGCCCTGCAGCAGATCAGCTTGGATTTGATGCAGTGCGAGGTGTTTGCCGTTAGTGACCCAGTCCCGGGCTTGAAGGAGGGTGAACTCATAAAGTACTTTGCGGAGTTGCGGCAACTCTTGGACTTGCTACTCAGCGAGGAGTGGAGTGCCTATTTGCATGACTATGGGAAGGATGAGAAGCGGTATTCGTTGGTGCAGCCAACGACGATAATTATCATTTTGGAGAAGATTCGAGAGGCCGACAAGAAGACAATGTTCAGTGTGCTGAAGAAGTCGGAGCGTGACAAGAAGAAACTCCTCGAGACTGTCCTCAAGCAACTCAAACAGTTGGctgaaaagcaaaattaa
- the LOC129786263 gene encoding caspase Dronc, giving the protein MELGHREKITANLDQLIRATDYDNLMNLCLEKKILSQTMRENLEEEYGNEMDRKMALWRKIPKRGPKAYGKILEICSMHYPGAYRILCNATGKNYGQVASVSQNLSVLDEPDLNVVHDGPCLSTVAKPPRPMPELTPYSGPLVNHLNLTVKKSTKIHTNPKIKSYKMCSRDRGILFLINIINFKRPNLNRLGANFDRDNLIYLFNELGFTIYYYEDINPEEMFHLIESVITTCDNTECFVFGIMTHGNIRNHSPYVEFGNGAIIPLDSILEKFYNQTCYTLAMKPKIFLLPFCRGSHPDQGVFVPNIQTDTSLYVHDEVGQPSPMMKISSKSDILICYATVKGFESHRNLDRGSWYIQALCVVWSENAHDTDVETMMKMVDTKMREQWAHGDTTHTVQTAGMENLGFNRALYLNPGFFLG; this is encoded by the exons ATGGAGCTGGGTCATCGGGAGAAAATCACCGCAAATCTCGATCAATTGATACGAGCCACGGACTACGACAACCTGATGAATTTGTgtcttgaaaagaaaattctttcacagACAATGCGTGAGAATCTCGAG GAAGAGTACGGGAATGAGATGGATAGGAAGATGGCTCTGTGgagaaaaatccccaaaagagGCCCCAAAGCCTATGGGAAGATACTGGAGATTTGCTCAATGCACTACCCAGGAGCCTATAGGATCCTCTGCAATGCAACAGGGAAGAATTACGGGCAAGTGGCGAGTGTGAGTCAAAATCTCTCAGTGTTGGATGAACCAGATTTGAATGTGGTGCACGACGGGCCATGTCTGTCCACTGTGGCCAAGCCACCCCGTCCAATGCCGGAGCTAACCCCCTACTCTGGCCCCCTGGTGAATCATTTGAATCTCACCGTTAAGAAATccacaaaaattcacacaaatcCCAAAATAAAGAGCTACAAGATGTGCTCGAGGGATCGCGGGATACTCTTCCTCATCAACATCATCAACTTCAAGAGGCCCAATCTCAATCGCTTAGGGGCCAATTTTGATCGGGACAATCTCATCTACTTATTCAACGAGCTCGGCTTCACCATCTACTACTACGAGGACATCAATCCCGAGGAGATGTTCCACTTAATTGAGAGCGTCATCACGACGTGCGACAACACCGAATGCTTCGTCTTTGGCATCATGACACACGGAAATATCCGGAATCACAGCCCATACGTGGAGTTTGGCAATGGGGCCATCATTCCCCTTGATTCGATCCTTGAGAAGTTCTACAATCAAACCTGCTACACACTGGCCATGAAGCCAAAGATCTTCCTCCTCCCTTTCTGCAG GGGAAGTCACCCAGATCAGGGAGTTTTCGTGCCAAACATCCAAACGGATACTTCTCTCTACGTTCACGACGAGGTGGGTCAACCGTCGCCAATGATGAAGATTTCCTCAAAGAGTGACATCCTCATTTGCTACGCCACAGTTAAAG GATTTGAGAGTCATCGCAACTTGGATCGTGGTTCGTGGTACATTCAGGCTCTCTGTGTGGTGTGGTCTGAAAATGCTCACGACACGGATGTGGAGACAATGATGAAGATGGTGGACACGAAGATGCGTGAGCAATGGGCGCACGGAGACACCACGCACACAGTTCAAACGGCCGGTATGGAGAACTTGGGCTTCAACAGAGCTCTCTACCTCAATCCTGGCTTCTTCTTGGGCTAG